One window of Candidatus Nitrospira kreftii genomic DNA carries:
- a CDS encoding NUDIX hydrolase, whose translation MKFCSACGAPVSQKIPPGDNVLRYVCDHCQAIHYHNPKIVAGCIPEWEDRILLCRRAIDPRLGLWTFPAGFMEIGETTEEAATRETKEEALADVAILSLYAVLSMPNIGQVYMVFRGRMLVPTFGAGAESLEVDLFKREDIPWEEMAFPVVAEALRCYVRDAETGQFPLQLGTVLERYPS comes from the coding sequence GTGAAATTCTGCAGTGCCTGTGGAGCTCCGGTCAGTCAGAAGATCCCGCCCGGCGACAATGTGCTGCGATACGTCTGCGATCACTGCCAGGCGATTCATTACCATAATCCGAAGATCGTCGCAGGCTGTATTCCTGAGTGGGAAGACCGGATTCTCCTGTGCCGGCGTGCGATCGATCCCCGGCTGGGGCTCTGGACTTTTCCCGCCGGATTCATGGAGATCGGCGAGACGACGGAAGAGGCGGCGACCCGAGAAACGAAGGAAGAGGCGTTGGCCGACGTGGCGATACTCTCGCTCTATGCTGTATTGAGCATGCCGAACATCGGACAGGTTTACATGGTGTTTCGTGGCCGGATGCTCGTCCCGACGTTTGGTGCCGGAGCTGAAAGCCTGGAGGTGGATCTCTTCAAACGAGAAGACATTCCTTGGGAGGAGATGGCCTTCCCGGTCGTGGCCGAAGCGCTCCGCTGCTACGTGCGCGATGCCGAGACCGGCCAGTTCCCGCTTCAGTTGGGTACAGTGCTTGAACGCTATCCCAGCTAG
- a CDS encoding Type II toxin-antitoxin system mRNA interferase toxin, RelE/StbE family encodes MPWYRLAFQPDTAQDLAAVDQPMAQRLLDKCKWLVSNVDNLRHEPLADDLPGLCKYAVGEWRIFYAIDRAEQLVDIHAIIPRSGLK; translated from the coding sequence ATGCCCTGGTACCGCCTCGCTTTTCAACCCGACACCGCGCAAGACCTCGCCGCAGTTGACCAACCCATGGCCCAACGGCTCCTCGACAAGTGCAAGTGGCTGGTGTCCAATGTCGACAACCTGCGCCATGAACCGCTTGCGGACGACCTTCCTGGACTCTGCAAGTATGCCGTGGGGGAATGGCGGATCTTCTATGCCATCGACCGCGCGGAACAGCTCGTCGACATCCACGCGATCATTCCACGATCAGGATTGAAATAG
- a CDS encoding hypothetical protein (conserved protein of unknown function), with amino-acid sequence MWLLDRARLTFLLPRTQARPATWLDRIDTGHHIDYVRLSDPLHSTHPDPYSPPMDLSSLSMEQLKELVQGLVDDRIRELIGDPDLGLQLGDSLRSRLKQSLVSGERLSGEDMADRLGLRW; translated from the coding sequence ATGTGGCTGCTTGACCGTGCGAGACTGACGTTCCTCCTGCCAAGAACGCAAGCCCGTCCTGCAACCTGGCTAGATAGAATCGATACTGGTCATCATATTGACTACGTTCGGCTGTCCGACCCGTTGCATTCCACCCATCCCGACCCGTATTCTCCTCCCATGGACCTTTCGTCGTTGTCGATGGAACAGTTGAAGGAATTAGTACAGGGGCTCGTGGATGATCGGATTCGCGAGCTGATCGGCGATCCCGATCTCGGCCTTCAGCTCGGCGATTCGCTCAGATCCCGCCTCAAGCAGTCACTCGTGAGCGGTGAGCGCCTCTCCGGCGAAGACATGGCTGATCGGCTCGGCCTTCGGTGGTAG
- a CDS encoding hypothetical protein (conserved protein of unknown function): MRWWKSSAKAKEESANPGADRRREPRIGGKFKVRYSGSDGDTIIIGNGTITDLSRYGFGIQGNKHVKQGMELGLFLELPDLESPLCIPQAIVSWVDGRRFGVELRADRTKEPEWLEYLSE, translated from the coding sequence GTGCGGTGGTGGAAGTCGTCAGCGAAGGCCAAAGAGGAATCAGCAAACCCCGGCGCTGATCGACGACGAGAGCCCCGTATCGGAGGAAAGTTTAAAGTCCGATACTCCGGGTCTGATGGCGATACCATCATCATCGGCAATGGGACTATCACCGATCTCAGCCGATACGGTTTCGGGATTCAAGGGAACAAACATGTCAAGCAAGGGATGGAGCTGGGCCTTTTCCTTGAATTGCCGGATTTGGAGTCTCCGCTCTGTATTCCCCAGGCTATTGTCTCCTGGGTCGATGGACGACGGTTCGGCGTTGAGTTGCGAGCTGATCGAACGAAAGAGCCGGAATGGCTGGAGTATCTTTCGGAATAA
- a CDS encoding hypothetical protein (conserved protein of unknown function), whose product MVVRKFPRYPVAISSTLVQRDKLRYNASVKDLSLKGCRLESVIRPFTGMQLELLVDLPGEATPIHINKATVRWTGSHGIGVEFSSMAPAEQERLKRAVEQLSVTAGQAVILPKEGLPKT is encoded by the coding sequence ATGGTTGTTCGGAAATTTCCTCGCTATCCGGTTGCCATATCAAGCACATTGGTTCAAAGAGACAAGCTTCGATACAACGCCTCCGTGAAAGATCTGTCTTTGAAGGGTTGTCGGTTGGAGAGTGTCATACGACCGTTCACCGGCATGCAGTTGGAACTTCTGGTTGACCTGCCCGGCGAGGCTACACCGATTCATATCAATAAGGCGACCGTCCGATGGACGGGATCTCACGGCATCGGTGTCGAGTTTTCATCGATGGCGCCTGCCGAGCAAGAACGACTGAAACGAGCGGTCGAACAGCTCTCAGTGACGGCGGGCCAAGCCGTCATACTTCCAAAAGAAGGGCTCCCCAAGACCTAG
- a CDS encoding hypothetical protein (conserved exported protein of unknown function) — translation MSLKTFRYRSMQASILVASVAFIGVPLPSTAETLQVPWECSNYKEDAQTRCVNALIEAQQKKIAELEGKLQAQEGTVSQLKSQLDRQSTTTAELQRQLIERPTTSVIPVPYSYGYPFGLGLGLHFGNSGLYASPYYGPYYRPFGGHRHYGYWGYRW, via the coding sequence ATGAGCCTGAAAACGTTCCGATATCGCTCAATGCAAGCCTCGATTTTGGTTGCAAGTGTGGCCTTCATAGGGGTTCCGCTTCCATCTACGGCAGAAACCCTTCAAGTACCGTGGGAGTGCTCCAATTACAAGGAGGATGCGCAGACCCGCTGTGTCAACGCTCTGATAGAAGCGCAACAGAAAAAGATCGCCGAGCTCGAAGGAAAGCTTCAAGCCCAAGAAGGAACAGTTAGTCAACTCAAAAGTCAGCTCGATCGCCAATCAACTACGACGGCGGAGTTACAACGACAACTGATAGAACGGCCGACTACCAGTGTGATCCCTGTCCCCTATTCTTATGGCTACCCGTTCGGCCTCGGGCTCGGTCTCCACTTTGGGAATTCCGGACTTTACGCGTCACCGTACTACGGCCCTTACTACCGACCCTTTGGAGGTCACCGGCATTATGGCTACTGGGGTTATCGCTGGTGA
- a CDS encoding Endonuclease III — MNRLSGGLYECAFIKRKCRGSLIFGERDFYNTSDSTTVVRRHRDMPARPPSNKKKSRKVVLPNHSTRRRFQRRLLQWYGEHGRDLPWRKTSDPYHILVSEVMLQQTQVDRVIPKYHEFLERYPSFEDLAEAPVADVKKTWYPLGYNIRPERLHGIACETMERYGGKLPNDADELLSFKGIGRYTAGAIRSFAFNEDAPILDTNVIRVLHRVFVAEGNPKAQKAVLWELSEGLIPSGKGYDFNQAIMDFGAMVCTARDPYCLLCPMKSFCKTYPFCRTSTER, encoded by the coding sequence TTGAACAGATTGTCTGGGGGCTTGTATGAATGCGCATTTATCAAACGGAAATGTCGGGGGAGTTTGATTTTTGGTGAACGGGACTTCTACAATACCTCCGATTCAACAACGGTGGTGAGAAGGCATCGGGACATGCCTGCGCGACCCCCATCCAACAAGAAAAAATCTCGCAAGGTTGTTCTGCCGAACCATTCTACGAGACGTCGATTTCAGCGACGACTTTTGCAGTGGTATGGAGAGCATGGTCGGGATCTGCCCTGGCGCAAAACTTCAGATCCCTATCATATCCTCGTCTCGGAGGTCATGCTTCAACAGACCCAAGTCGACCGGGTCATTCCCAAGTACCACGAATTTTTAGAGCGGTATCCGAGTTTCGAAGATCTGGCGGAGGCTCCGGTGGCTGACGTGAAAAAGACGTGGTATCCACTTGGCTACAACATTCGGCCGGAACGGTTACATGGAATCGCCTGCGAAACGATGGAGAGGTATGGAGGGAAATTACCCAATGACGCCGACGAGTTGCTCTCATTCAAAGGGATTGGGCGGTATACTGCCGGGGCGATTCGCTCATTCGCCTTCAATGAAGATGCACCGATCTTGGACACGAACGTGATTCGGGTCTTACACAGAGTCTTTGTTGCCGAGGGCAATCCTAAAGCCCAGAAGGCGGTGTTATGGGAATTGTCGGAAGGCTTGATTCCTTCCGGAAAGGGGTATGACTTTAATCAGGCCATCATGGACTTCGGGGCGATGGTGTGCACAGCTCGTGATCCCTATTGTCTTCTGTGTCCAATGAAGTCTTTCTGTAAGACATACCCATTTTGTCGGACATCGACTGAACGGTAG
- a CDS encoding DNA mismatch repair protein MutT, translating into MRVIEVAAGLIHGNGRYLIARRKPGVHLAGFWEFPGGKRETSESLAECLQRELLEELNIHIDIPIPYQIVRHDYPDKIVELHFFRCAIEQGEPVPLGCEEIRWVSPEELTQFRFPPADLAIIQALQRDALGAPR; encoded by the coding sequence ATGCGGGTTATTGAAGTGGCCGCCGGGCTCATTCATGGGAACGGACGCTATCTGATCGCTCGTCGAAAGCCCGGCGTTCATTTGGCTGGGTTTTGGGAGTTTCCCGGTGGAAAACGAGAAACGAGCGAATCTCTCGCCGAGTGTTTGCAGCGTGAATTACTCGAAGAGCTCAATATTCACATCGACATTCCTATTCCCTATCAGATCGTCCGACATGACTATCCGGACAAGATCGTGGAGTTGCATTTCTTTCGCTGTGCCATCGAACAAGGAGAGCCTGTTCCTCTCGGCTGCGAGGAAATCCGATGGGTATCTCCGGAAGAGCTGACTCAGTTTAGATTTCCACCAGCCGATCTCGCCATCATACAGGCTTTGCAGCGTGATGCGTTAGGAGCTCCCCGATGA
- a CDS encoding hypothetical protein (conserved protein of unknown function), with protein MKVVLDIETVQAPRDEWVRLVGKPSIRNESSLEEEKYDLFAAGAAEEQRRIEDESYAKSAFDGTFSRIVCIGLLEFSDQMEARSAVAWYGANERELLRQFWARLAQDRPTLYITHNGLGFDLPFIKKRSIINQVKPSFEINLAKFRSEPVYDTMAIWSNWDMRGWVKLDVLARALQVETKSGSGEQVAEMWEKRQGHELAQYCLQDTYVTYACYCRMNFRQPLSKEVVLLQPELYDVG; from the coding sequence ATGAAGGTCGTGCTCGACATCGAAACCGTTCAGGCACCTCGTGACGAATGGGTTCGTCTAGTAGGGAAACCGTCCATAAGAAATGAATCTTCTTTGGAGGAGGAGAAATACGATCTTTTTGCGGCAGGCGCGGCTGAAGAGCAACGTCGTATAGAAGACGAGTCGTACGCGAAATCAGCGTTCGACGGGACATTCAGCCGCATTGTCTGCATCGGCCTACTGGAATTTTCCGATCAGATGGAAGCACGTAGCGCTGTCGCCTGGTATGGGGCAAATGAACGTGAACTCCTCCGCCAATTTTGGGCACGTCTGGCTCAGGACCGCCCCACGTTGTACATTACGCATAACGGGCTTGGTTTTGATCTGCCTTTCATCAAGAAACGGTCCATTATCAATCAAGTAAAACCCAGCTTTGAGATCAACCTTGCCAAATTTCGCAGTGAACCGGTCTACGATACGATGGCAATCTGGAGCAATTGGGATATGCGGGGTTGGGTCAAGCTCGATGTCTTAGCCCGAGCGCTGCAGGTTGAAACGAAATCGGGCAGTGGGGAACAGGTTGCCGAGATGTGGGAGAAGCGTCAGGGGCATGAGCTGGCGCAGTATTGTTTGCAAGATACCTATGTGACCTATGCCTGCTACTGTCGCATGAATTTTCGCCAACCTCTCTCCAAGGAAGTCGTCCTGTTACAGCCTGAACTGTACGACGTCGGCTGA
- a CDS encoding hypothetical protein (conserved protein of unknown function), with protein MHAPTSLRNAQYVGMLMSLTLIVAGCSMFSGEAKVHKNAKGSVYLKEIADWSFEASHPAMIDQMTMLKVITGVVTESSTKMPASGSKPMRMFSDEDAEFLAPLLAQGLSQAKPEQIVGFKVSPSAGSGAEPTAGTLYVHNGSIFLTLASTQNMKSSGFVPASVARLEKAPSFVAMGSDAITLVIDHQTLAKAPMPGSARASRSMPASESQTAATMKTAPVQDAGTPTQDFQANGSPDSESLALNNDELLNKKLDELRDARKANKLKDSEIATLKKEAAWMKKELRQRAEEVKALKASKASARPAPKKKSAEAHRVR; from the coding sequence ATGCATGCACCCACTAGCCTCCGCAATGCTCAATATGTCGGTATGTTGATGTCCCTCACTCTGATCGTGGCCGGATGCTCGATGTTTTCAGGAGAGGCAAAGGTTCACAAGAATGCGAAGGGGTCTGTCTATCTCAAGGAAATCGCGGATTGGTCCTTTGAAGCGAGTCATCCTGCCATGATCGACCAAATGACGATGCTAAAGGTCATCACAGGCGTGGTGACCGAAAGCAGCACAAAAATGCCCGCCAGTGGCAGCAAGCCGATGAGAATGTTCAGCGATGAAGACGCCGAGTTTCTTGCTCCCCTGCTAGCCCAAGGCTTATCGCAAGCGAAACCGGAGCAGATTGTCGGTTTCAAGGTGTCTCCATCGGCAGGGTCAGGCGCTGAGCCCACGGCGGGCACACTCTATGTGCATAATGGATCGATTTTTCTGACACTTGCTTCTACGCAGAACATGAAGTCTTCCGGGTTCGTCCCTGCCTCCGTTGCTCGCCTTGAAAAGGCTCCTTCCTTTGTCGCCATGGGAAGCGACGCGATCACGCTAGTGATCGATCACCAGACGCTTGCCAAGGCACCGATGCCAGGCTCAGCAAGAGCATCGAGGTCGATGCCTGCCTCTGAGTCACAAACTGCTGCAACCATGAAGACAGCACCGGTACAGGACGCTGGGACACCAACTCAGGACTTTCAGGCGAATGGCTCTCCTGATTCGGAATCTCTCGCATTGAACAACGATGAACTGTTGAACAAGAAACTCGACGAGCTCCGTGATGCGCGCAAGGCCAACAAGCTCAAAGATTCCGAAATCGCGACGCTCAAGAAGGAAGCGGCCTGGATGAAGAAAGAACTCCGTCAGCGCGCGGAAGAAGTGAAGGCCCTCAAGGCCAGCAAGGCATCGGCACGCCCGGCCCCCAAGAAGAAATCCGCGGAGGCACACCGGGTCCGCTGA
- a CDS encoding tRNA-2-methylthio-N(6)-dimethylallyladenosine synthase: MSLKALPQVHIETFGCQMNESDSELVRSTLKREGFVFTEDRELADVVLVNTCAIRENAHNKIYAHLSELKTLKKQRPLVIGVLGCMAQNLKSALAEKEPLVDVLAGPDAYRQLPSLLTIALEAQEQGLAQKGFALDLSEYETYEGIMPDRGSGVNAWITVMRGCDNFCSFCVVPYTRGRERSRDPESILLEARDASARGFKQVTLLGQNVNSYRYGDWDFADLIHAVADTPGIERVRFTSPHPKDFPTRLIEVIATHPKVCKHIHLPLQAGSDRILELMGRTYTGAEYLALVDHIRRTIPDVILTTDIICGFCSESNDDFQATRRIVEQVRFDSAYIFKYSERKHTIAARKYTDDVPDRVKGMRVAQLVEIQRRITLERNRRYIGQALEILVEGDATRSSTQGMGKTDGNITVVWDKSTGDSNPGALSTKRIVKASAATLYGE, from the coding sequence ATGAGCCTGAAAGCCCTTCCTCAGGTTCACATCGAAACCTTCGGCTGCCAGATGAACGAGTCCGACAGCGAGCTCGTTCGTTCAACGTTGAAGCGAGAGGGGTTTGTCTTTACGGAGGACCGCGAATTGGCCGACGTGGTGCTGGTCAACACGTGCGCCATTAGAGAAAACGCTCACAACAAGATTTACGCCCATCTCTCTGAGTTGAAAACACTGAAGAAACAACGCCCACTCGTCATCGGGGTACTCGGCTGCATGGCCCAAAACCTGAAAAGCGCGCTTGCGGAAAAAGAACCGCTGGTCGATGTGTTGGCCGGCCCAGACGCCTACCGTCAACTTCCCTCGTTGTTGACGATCGCGCTTGAAGCGCAAGAACAGGGACTCGCTCAGAAGGGGTTTGCTCTCGATCTGTCGGAGTACGAAACCTACGAAGGGATCATGCCGGACCGCGGCAGTGGGGTGAACGCATGGATTACGGTGATGCGAGGTTGCGATAATTTTTGTTCTTTCTGTGTCGTTCCCTATACCAGAGGACGTGAACGGTCGCGTGATCCAGAGTCCATTCTACTCGAGGCTCGCGACGCGTCGGCTCGCGGCTTCAAGCAAGTGACGTTACTCGGCCAAAACGTCAACTCTTATCGCTATGGAGATTGGGACTTCGCCGACCTCATTCATGCAGTCGCAGACACACCAGGCATCGAACGAGTACGGTTTACCTCTCCACACCCCAAAGACTTTCCCACCAGGTTGATCGAGGTCATTGCCACACACCCCAAAGTCTGCAAACACATTCATCTGCCGCTTCAAGCAGGAAGCGATCGTATTCTGGAACTCATGGGGAGGACCTATACGGGAGCCGAGTACCTGGCGTTGGTCGATCATATTCGACGGACCATCCCCGATGTCATCCTGACCACGGATATCATCTGCGGTTTCTGCTCAGAATCAAATGACGACTTCCAAGCTACTCGACGGATAGTGGAACAGGTTCGATTCGACTCAGCCTATATCTTCAAATACTCTGAACGGAAGCACACGATCGCGGCCAGGAAGTACACCGATGACGTTCCCGATCGGGTCAAGGGAATGCGCGTTGCGCAACTTGTCGAGATCCAGCGACGCATCACGCTGGAACGTAACCGCCGATATATCGGTCAAGCTCTTGAGATTCTCGTCGAGGGAGATGCGACCCGCTCATCAACTCAAGGAATGGGGAAAACAGATGGAAATATCACGGTGGTCTGGGACAAGAGCACCGGCGATTCTAATCCGGGCGCGCTCTCGACGAAACGTATCGTCAAGGCCTCAGCCGCGACTCTGTATGGAGAATGA
- a CDS encoding putative tRNA modifying enzyme, MiaB-like codes for MDTTRASLHTLGCRLNQAETSILGEGLRRKGFELVEFGQPTDLLVLNTCAVTEDAERTSRYLIRKTLKHSPHAFIAVTGCYAQTGAEALSQQRGIDLIVGHQFKLDLPTYLPAAHELRKRSTVEIHHTKTVSRDDFDLPHFAEPDSTRALLKIQDGCSAMCSFCIIPFARGHERSRKLEDLVREVESLTVSGYKEIVLTGVNIGQYAHQDLDFCALLQRLDRIPDIERIRISSIEPTTVSDELLDLLASSKKFCPYLHIPLQSGDDQVLQAMNRRHSIKGYIKLIEQAYKKISDLGLGTDLMVGFPGETDAAFQNSLAVATDLPFSYLHVFPYSPRPGTAAARLKQRVPSATMKKRTDILLNLDRTKRLVFHNRQIGKTVSVLFESGTRDSHRIGTTPNFTRVAVTDSGDLQNQIKPVTITAATDRSAFGHIASVQPMNFARAIR; via the coding sequence CCTCAATCCTCGGAGAGGGGCTCAGGCGGAAAGGGTTCGAGCTGGTCGAGTTCGGTCAACCGACGGATCTCCTGGTCCTCAACACCTGTGCCGTGACGGAAGATGCCGAGCGGACCTCGCGATACCTCATTCGGAAGACACTCAAACATTCCCCCCATGCTTTCATTGCGGTGACAGGCTGCTACGCCCAAACAGGAGCGGAAGCCCTCTCGCAACAAAGAGGGATCGATCTCATCGTGGGTCACCAATTCAAGCTTGACCTACCGACCTACCTTCCTGCAGCTCATGAACTTCGCAAACGGTCCACCGTCGAGATTCACCACACGAAAACAGTTTCGCGCGACGACTTCGACCTTCCACACTTTGCAGAGCCTGATTCCACCCGTGCCTTGCTCAAGATACAGGACGGCTGCAGCGCGATGTGTAGTTTCTGCATTATTCCGTTCGCCAGAGGACATGAGCGTAGCAGAAAGCTCGAAGACCTTGTGCGTGAAGTTGAGAGCTTAACGGTCAGCGGCTACAAGGAGATTGTGCTCACTGGTGTGAATATCGGCCAGTATGCTCATCAAGACCTGGACTTTTGCGCCTTACTTCAGCGACTCGATCGAATTCCTGACATTGAGCGTATCCGCATCTCCTCTATCGAACCCACCACCGTCAGTGACGAATTGCTTGATCTCCTCGCATCTTCGAAAAAGTTCTGCCCCTATCTTCATATCCCGCTGCAAAGCGGAGACGACCAGGTTCTGCAGGCTATGAATCGCCGCCATTCGATCAAGGGCTATATCAAGCTGATCGAACAGGCGTATAAAAAGATATCGGACCTGGGGCTTGGAACCGATCTTATGGTGGGGTTCCCGGGTGAGACCGACGCGGCATTCCAAAATTCATTGGCAGTCGCGACGGATCTCCCCTTTTCGTATCTGCATGTGTTCCCCTACTCTCCGAGACCGGGCACGGCCGCAGCGCGCCTAAAGCAGCGGGTACCCTCCGCAACGATGAAAAAGCGCACCGACATTCTCTTGAACCTTGATCGCACCAAACGACTGGTCTTTCATAATAGACAGATTGGTAAGACCGTCTCGGTCCTCTTTGAATCTGGGACACGAGACTCCCATCGCATCGGCACGACTCCAAATTTCACGAGAGTGGCGGTGACAGATTCCGGGGATCTTCAGAATCAGATCAAGCCGGTGACGATCACCGCCGCAACCGATCGCTCCGCGTTCGGCCATATAGCTTCAGTTCAGCCGATGAATTTTGCAAGGGCGATACGATGA